The Arthrobacter zhaoxinii sequence CTGGGCGACTACTGCGCCGGTTCCAACCATGTCCTGCCCACCGGCGGTACGGCTGCCTTCTCCTCGGGCCTGAACACGACCACCTTCATGCGGGCCATTCAGGTGGTCAACTACAACCGTGAGGCCCTGGAAGAAGTCAGTGCCGATATTGTGGCGCTTTCCCGTGCCGAGGATCTGCCGGCCCACGGCGACGCCGTGAGCATCCGCTTCGAGTAACCCGGCGGGTATTCCCCACTACCCACATGTAGTTGTGCAGGTACTACATGTAGTGGTTACCCGCTTGGTGATGCAGCAGCGCGGGCCCTATAGTGAGAGCACCATAAGGCCCCTTCGCGAAAGGACGGGATATGTACTGTCCGTTTTGCCGCAACGCTGATTCCCGCGTCGTGGACAGCCGCCTGGCCGACGACGGCTCGGCAATCCGCCGCCGCCGGCAGTGCCCGCAGTGCGGCCGCCGCTTCTCCACTGTGGAAACCACCAGCCTGAGCGTGATCAAGCGCTCCGGGGTGGGTGAACCCTTCAGCCGCAGCAAGGTGATCAACGGCGTGCGCAAGGCCTGCCAGGGCCGGCCCGTCAGCGAGGACGACCTCGCGATGCTGGCGCAGGAAGTGGAGGAATCCATCCGGGCCAGCGGGGTGGCGGAAATCGACGCCCACGAGGTGGGACTGGCCATCCTCACGCCGCTGCAGAAGCTGGACCAGGTGGCGTACCTGCGCTTTGCCAGCGTTTACCAGTCTTTTGATTCCCTCGAGGATTTCGAGACCGCTATTGAGAAGCTGCGGAACGAGGCCCGGGAAAACTCCGGCCGGGTGCCGTCCGGTGCCCAGCGGCCCCTCACCGCGCAGTAAACGGACACCGCGCAATAAATGAATACCGCGCAGTAAAGAAGCATCCGGCAGTATTTGATTATCCAGTACTGATTCCAGACGCGGAAAAAGCGGCGGAAGGTTATCCTTCCGCCGCTTTCGCGTTGTCCCGGTCCGGGTGGTTACTTGAGGTACTTGAAGTGCGTGGCTGCCTGGAGTGCGGCCCCGACAATCCCGGCGTTGTTCTTCAGATTGGCGGTGACCAGCGGCGTGCGCAGGTTCAGCAGCGGCAGGAAGTCCTCGCTGCGCTTGGAAATTCCGCCGCCGACCACGAACAGATCAGGGGAGAAAAGGAACTCCACGTGCGAGAAGTAGCGCTGGAGCCGTTCGGCGTATTCCTCCCAGCTGATTTCATCGCGTTCGCGGGCCGAGGCCGAGGCCTTGGTCTCGGCGTCGTGCCCGTCGATTTCGAGGTGGCCGAGTTCGGCGTTGGGGACCAGCATGCCCTTGTAGATCAGGGCCGAGCCGATGCCCGTGCCCAGGGTGATCACCAGGACGGTGCCGTCCACCTCGCGGCCGGCGCCGTAGCGGGCCTCGGCCAGGCCGGCAGCATCGGCGTCGTTCATGACCTGCACGTCGCGGCCGAGCGCCTTGGTGAGCAGCGTGTCGACGTCCGTGTCAATCCAGCTCTTGTCCACGTTGGCTGCGGAACGGGCAATGCCGTGGGAGATGATGGCCGGGAAGGTGACGCCCACGGGAACCTCGGGTCCGGGACCCTCGGGGCGGGAGGACAGTTCCGCCACGATCTGCCCCACGACGCCGGCTACGGCTTCGGGGGTCGCCGGCTGCGGGGTGGGAATGCGGAAACGGTCGCCAATCAGCTTGCCCTTGGCCAGGTCGACAATGCCGCCCTTGATGCCAGTGCCCCCGATATCAATTCCGATGACGGCGTCGACGTGCTTGTCGGACTTATGCTTCTTGGCCATGGTTCTCCAGTAGTAGTTCTGAGCTCGGGCTAGCGGGTCAGGGAAGGGTCAGAACTTCAGCGCCGTCATCAGTCACGAGCAGGGTGTGCTCGAACTGTGCGGTGCGTTTGCGGTCCTTGGTGAGGACTGTCCAGTTGTCATCCCACATGTCCCACTCAATGGTGCCAAGAGTGAGCATAGGTTCAATCGTAAACACCATTCCGGGTTCGATCAGCCTGCTGTACGCGGGCGCGGCGTCGTAATGCGGAATGATCAGGCCGGTGTGGAAGGCTTCACCGACGCCGTGGCCGGTGAAGTCACGGACAACACCGTAACCGAAACGCTTGGCATAGGACTCGATGGTGCGGCCGATGACGTTGATTTCGCGGCCCGGGGCGACTGCTTTGATGGCCCGGCGCAGCGATTCCTGTGTGCGCTCCACGAGCAGGCGGGACTCCTCGTCCACGTCCCCCACCAGGAAGGTCCAGTTGGTATCGCCGTGGACACCGTTCATGTAGGCCGTGATATCGATGTTGATGATGTCGCCGTCCTCGAGCACCGTGGTGTCCGGGATGCCGTGGCAGATGACCTCGTTGACCGAGGAGCACAGGGACTTCGGGAAGCCCCGGTAACCCAGCGTGGAGGGGTATGCGTTCGAGTCCAGCAGGAACTGGTGGCCGATCCGGTCCAGCTCGTCGGTGGTGACGCCGGGGACAATGTGCCGGCCGACCTCAACGATGGCCTGCGCGGCCACCTTGCTGGCGAGGCGGATCTTCTCGATGGTTTCGGGCGACTTGACCTCGGACCCGGTAAACGGTGCGGGAGCTTCCTTGTCCACGTATTCGGGCCGGGGGATCGACGCCGGAACACGCAGCCGGGGGCTGACGCTTCCCGGTGTCAGGTGGCCAGCGGGTGCAGTGTCGAGTTTCTGGGGCATACCATCGATCTTATCGCCAGCGTGCCCGGAGGCGGGACGAGCCGGCGGGCACGGCACAGGCACATCCCAAGGCAACAGGAGGACCCCATGGCCGATTACTGGTTCAACGTAGTGACCCACGAGGTGGAGGAAGGCCCGCAGTCCGACTGGACGAAGCTGCTCGGGCCATACCCCACCCGCGAGGAGGCCGAGCTGGCGCTGCAGAAGGTGCAGGCGCGGAACAAGGCCTGGGACGCCGACGAAGAGTAGGGGCTGCGTGGCCTGGAAGCTGCGCGCCCTAGAAGCTGTGTTCCGGGCCGGGGAAGGAACCGCTGCGGACCTCGTCCGCGTACTCCTTTGCCGCCCGGGACAGCTCGGTGCGCAGGTCGGCGAAGGCCTTGACGAAACGCGGCTGCTTCCCGCCGCGCAGCCCGGCCATGTCCTGCCAGACCAGCACCTGTCCCGTGGTGGCGTTGCCCGCACCGATACCGATGGTGGGCACGCGGACTGCGGCGTCGACCTCTGCCGCCACATCGGCCGGCACCATTTCCATCAGGACGCAGAACGCTCCCGCCTCCGCGAGGGCGACGGCGTCCTGCACCACTGCGGCTCCCGCCTCGCCGCGGCCCTGCACCTTGTAGCCGCCGAGCGCATGCTCGGCCTGCGGAGTGAAGCCTACGTGGGCCATCACGGGAATCCCCGCGGCGGTCATAGCACGGACGTGGTCCGCATAGTGCCGCCCGCCCTCCATCTTCACCGCGTGGACCAGGCCTTCCTTCATGAGCCGCACCGAGGATTCGATGGCCTGGGCGGGGGAGACCTCGTAGGAGCCGAAGGGAAGGTCGCAGACCACCAGTGAATGGCTGGCGCCTGCTGTGACGGAACGGGCAAAGACGATCATTTCGTCCATGGTGATGGGCAGCGTGGTGGCGTGGCCCATCACGTTGTTCGCAGCCGAGTCGCCCACCAGAAGGACCTCGATGCCGGCTTCGTCGAAGATGCCTGCGGCGTACTGGTCATAGGCGGTCAGCATGGCGAACCTGCCGCCGTTGTCCTTGAGCTGCTGCAGGTGGGAGATGCGGATTTTCTTCAGCGCCGGTGCTGAAGGAGCGGAAGGGGCCGCGGGAGCGGCGGCGTACGGGGAGGGCTGTTCGGCACTGGTCATGCTTCGAGCCTACTAAAGAACGCCCCGCCGGAACCTCCCGGCGGCCCGGTTACGGGGATCCGGGCGGGCTGCCGCCCAAACCCTGCACACCTAGGTAGAGTGAAGAAGGTTTCACATGTCTCTGAGCCGTGAAGAGGAAAGAAGGTAAGGATGAACCGCCAGCAGGAATTCGTTCTGCGCACCATCGAGGAGCGCGATGTCCGGTTTGTGCGGTTGTGGTTTACCGACGTCGTCGGCCAGCTGAAATCCGTGGCGCTGGCCCCGGCGGAAGTCGAAGGCGCCTTTGAGGAGGGCCTGGGCTTTGACGGTTCCTCCGTGGAGGGCCTGGCCCGGATCTTCGAGTCGGACCTGCTGGCCCAGCCTGACCCCGCCACCTTCCAGATCCTGCCCTGGCGCGGCGACGAGGAGCAGACCTCGCGGATGTTCTGCGACATCCTCACCCCGGACGGCCAGCCGTCGGCTGCCGATCCGCGCAACGTCCTCAAGCGCCAGCTGGCCAAGGCCGCGGACATGGGTTTCACCTGCTACACCCACCCCGAGATTGAGTTCTACCTGCTGAAGTCGGACGAGCTCGGCGAAGACGGCCAGCCCGTTCCCGTGGACCAGGCGGGCTACTTCGACCACGTTCCCGGCGGCGTGGCCCAGGACTTCCGCCGCACGGCAGTGTCCATGCTGGAGGCCGTCGGCATCTCCGTGGAGTTCAGCCACCACGAGGCCGGGCCCGGGCAGAACGAAATCGATCTGCGCTACGCCGATGCGCTGCAGACCGCGGACAACATCATGACCTTCCGCACAGTGGTCAAAGAGGTCGCGCTGATGACCAACTGCTACGCGAGCTTTATGCCCAAGCCCTTCTCGCACCACCCCGGCTCCGGCATGCACACCCACTTCTCGCTCTTCGAAGGCGACAGCAACGCCTTCTTCCAGGCCGGCGCCGAGTTCCAGCTCTCCACCACGGCACGCCAGTTCATGGCGGGCATCCTGCGGCATGCACCGGAATTCACTGCCGTGACCAACCAGTTCGTGAACTCCTACAAGCGGCTCTGGGGCGGCGGTGAGGCCCCGAGCTACCTGTCCTGGGGCCACAACAACCGGTCCGCACTGCTGCGGGTGCCGTTGTACAAGCCGAACAAGGGCCAGTCGGCCCGCATCGAATACCGCGGCATTGACTCCGCGGCCAACCCGTACCTGGCCTACGCGGTGCTGCTGGGCGCCGGATTGAAGGGCATCGAAGAGGGATACGAGCTGCCGCCGGGTGCCGAAGACGACATTGAGAGCCTGAGCGCCGCCGAACGCCGTGCCATGGGCCATGACCCGCTGCCGGCCTCGCTGCATGATGCGGTGCGCGTGATGGAGGAATCCGAGCTCGTCGCCGACATCCTGGGCGAGCAGGTGTTCGAGAATTTCCTGCGCAACAAGCGCGCGGACTGGAACGAATACCGCCAGCAAGTGACCCGGTTCGAACTGCAGAAGAACCTGGGCATTCTCTAGAGGGAGTACCGATGAGCCTGACCCGACGGCTGATCGCCACAGGTTTCCGCGACCTGGAAAAAAGCACGCGGTTCCTGGCAGCCCGGGAACTCGAGGGCGTGGACGAAGAAGCGTTGTTTGCCGGGTTCGCCTTCTCCGCGGACCCGGATCTGGCCCTTCAGTCACTGGTGCGGCTGATTGGCCGCGCCCCCGAGCTGGTGGACCTGGTCAACGCCGGGACCGAGCGCAGCGAAGCCCTGTTCCGCCTGCTGGGGGCCTCCGACGCCCTGGCGGAGTTCCTGATGCGTCATCCGGGCGACATCGGAGTCCTGCACCGCCAGCTGCGCGCGGAACCGGGCAGCACGGATGAGCCCACTCTGCGGGCCTCGCTGCTCGACGCCGTGCACGCGGGCAGCGGTGCGGCGCCCGTGGCCGGCCTGACGGGCACTGAAGCCTATGTGGCGCTGCGGTCCCGGTACCGGCGGCACCTGCTGGACCTCGCCGTGCGGGATCTCGGCGCGGCATCCCCGACGGACTACCTGCCGGCGGCAGGACGGGAGCTTGCCGATCTGGCCGGCGCAGCGCTGGAGGCTGCCCTGGCGGTTTCCCGAGCGGAGCTGGCGGCAAGCTTTCCGGCCGAAGAGATTTCCGCCGTGCGCCTCGCCGTCATCGGGATGGGCAAAGCCGGCGCGCGGGAGCTGAACTATATCTCCGACGTGGACGTCATCTACGTGATTGAGGCCTCCGGACTGCCGGAAGAGCGGGCCTCCACCATCGGCACCGCGCTGGCCGCCGGGATTTCGCGCGCCATCAACGCCTCGGCGCCGGAGCCTCCGCTCTGGGAAGTGGACACCAACCTGCGTCCAGAGGGTAAGGACGGCCCGCTGGTGCGTACCCTGGACTCGCATGTGAGCTACTACCAGCGCTGGGCGCACAGCTGGGAGTTCCAGGCGCTGCTTAAGGCCCGGGCCATGGCGGGCGACCGGGAGCTCGGCCGGCGCTATGAAGAAGCCGTTGCCCCCTTGATCTGGAGCAGCTCCGAACGGGACGGCTTCGTGGAATCGGTGCAGGCCATGCGCCGCAGAGTCACGGACAACATCCCCGGCCACGAGGAATCACGGCAGCTGAAGCTCGGCAGCGGCGGACTGCGCGACGTCGAGTTCACTGTCCAGCTGCTTCAGCTGGTGCACGGCAGGGTCGACGAAAGCCTTCGGGTACGCGCGACGACCGCTGCCATCGCGGCGCTCAGCGAAGCCGGCTACATCGGGCGCAGCGACGCGCGGGCGCTGGACGAGTCCTACCGCTACCTGCGGGTGCTCGAGCACCGCATCCAGATGGTGCATATGCGCCGGACCCATCTGATGCCCGAGGAGGAGGCAGCTTTGAGGGCACTGGCCAAGGCCAGCGCCGGATCCCTGTCCTCCGAACGCCCCAGCGCCGAACGCCTGCGCGAACAGTGGCAGCGCACCAAACGCCTGGTGCGGCAGCTGCATGAAAGCATTTTCTACCGGCCGCTGCTCAGTACGGCCGCGCACCTCAGCGCGGATGAAGTCCGGCTGACCCCCGAGGCCGCCCAGGCGCGCCTGGCCGCGCTGGGCTACGTCGACCCCCGCGGCGCGATGCGCCACATTGAAGCACTGACCGTGGGGGTGAGCCGGCGCGCCGCCCTGCAGCGGCAGCTGCTTCCGGTGCTGCTCGCCTGGCTCGCCGACGGCGTGGACCCCGACGCCGGCCTGCTGGGCTTCCGCCGGCTGAGCGAAAACCTGGGCGAGACCCACTGGTATCTGGGGATGCTGCGCGACTCCTCGGCAGCGGGGGAGCGGCTGTGCTCCATCCTCTCCTCGAGCCGGTTCATTACCGACCTGCTGGAGGTCTCACCGGAATCCACCGCCTGGCTCGGATCCGACAAGGACCTGGTGCCGGCGTCCTTCGACACGCAGTGGCTGGAAATCCAGTCAAAGATGTCCCGCCACCCGCACCCGGGTGAAGCCATGCGGCTCATCCGGCTGATCCGCCGCCGCGAGATGCTGCGCATAGCCATCGCCGACAGCGCCGGACTGCTCAGCCAGCAGGAGGTCGGCCGCGCCCTGGCGGACGCCGACCGTGCCGCCGTCCTGGGCGCCCTGAATGTTGCGGAGTCGGAGGTGTTCGGCAGCAGCGAGAAGCTCACGGATCTGCTGGTGGTCGCGATGGGACGGCAGGGCGGACGGGAGATCGGCTACGGCTCCGACGCGGATGTGATGTACGTGCACCGCCCGCTGCCCGGCGTCGACCCGGCGGCAGCCCAGGCGCAGGCCGAGAAGGTCGTCTCGCAGATTTCCACCTACCTGCAGCAGCCGTGCAGCCCGGCCGTCCGGGCCGAGCGCCCTTTGGTCCTCGACGCCGGCCTGCGTCCCGAGGGCAGGCAGGGCCCGCTGGTGCGCAGCCTGGAGTCCTACCGCGGCTACTACGAACGCTGGTCCGTGGTCTGGGAGGCGCAGGCCCTGCTGCGGGCGCGTCCCATGGCCGGCAGCGACGCGCTGGCCGAGGATTTCATGGCACTGATCGACCCGGTGCGCTACCCGGAGGACGTCACGGCCAAGGACGTCCGGGAGATCCGCCGGATCAAGGCACGCGTGGAAGCCGAACGCCTGCCCCGGGGAGCGGATCCTTCCCGGCAGCTGAAACTTGGACGCGGCAGCCTCAGCGACGTGGAGTGGCTCGTGCAGCTGCTCCAGCTGCAGCATGCCCGCCGGGTGCCGGAGCTGCGGACGACGGCGACCCTGCCCGCGCTGGAGGCGGTCGAGGCGGCCGAGCTGCTTCCCGCCGTCGACGTCGAGACCCTCCGGCAGGCCTGGCTGCTGGCCAGCCGGGTCCGTAGCGCAAATGTTATCCGCGGCGGACGGAACCCCGATGTGCTGCCCTCTTCCCGCCGGGAACTGGACGCGGTGGCCCGCTGGTGCGGTTACGGTGCAGGTCAGGGCGGGGTTCTGGAGGAGGATTACCTGAAGGTCACCCGGCATGCCCGGGCCGTTTTCGAACGGTATTTCTACGGATACGGGACCTAGCTCACGTCGCTGACGGCCCAATCGGTTCGTTGCATTGCCACTGCTCTAGGTACGCTCTATGAGGGCATTTGCGGCGTGTGCCGCAGTGATAGAGCTAGGAGACGTTTACTTTGCTTAGTGGCAAACGGGCCTTAAAGGGCCCGGCTAAACTGGCCGTACCGCTGACCACCTTCCTCGCAACCCTGGCTTTGCTGCTGGGGATTCCTGCGGCCGGAGCAGTCGCAGCGGACGGCGTCGAAGGCGAGACCTTCGTCATCGGCACCGATACCACGTTCGCACCGTTCGAATTCCGTGAAAACGGCGAACTCGTGGGCATCGACATGGACCTCCTCAACGCGATTGCCGAGGAGGAGGGCTTCAACGTCGAAATCCAGTCCCTCGGCTTCGACGCGGCACTGCAGTCGCTGCAGTCCAACCAGGTGGACGGCGTTATTGCCGGTATGTCCATCACCGACGAACGCCGGCAGGTCTTCGACTTCTCGGACCCGTACTTCGAGTCCGGCATCCAGATGGCCGTCGCCGAGAACAACAACGACGTCGCCGGGTACGAGGATCTGCGCGGCAAGCGCGTCGCCGTCAAGACCGGAACCGAAGGCCAGACCTTCGCCGAGTCCATCAAGGACGACTACGGCTTCGAAGTTGTTGCCTTCGCGCAGTCCGCCCAGATGTACGACGACGTCAAGGCCGGCGGCTCCGTGGCCGTGTTCGACGACTACCCCGTGCTTGCCTACGGCGTCGCCTCCGGCAACGGGCTGAAGACCGTCACCGAGAAGGAAGCCGGCAGCTCGTACGGTTTTGCCGTCAACAAGGGCGCCAATCCCGAACTCCTGACCGCCTTCAACGACGGCCTCGCCGACCTGAAGGAAAGCGGCGAGTACGACGAGATCCTGGACACCTACCTCGAGGCCGGTGCCAAGGATTCCAGCTTCTGGTCCCTGATCACGGACAACGGTCCCGCCTTCGCCAAGGGCATGGGCCTGACCCTGCTGGCGACCGCGCTGTCGCTGCTCTTTGCCCTCGTCCTCGGCGTGTTCTTCGGCTTCCTGAAGGTCGGGTCCTCGCGGATCCTCCGCGGCATCGCCACCGTCTACGTGAGCATCTTCCGCGGCACCCCGGTGCTGGTGCAGGCCTTCTTCTTCTACTTCGGCCTGCCGCAGATCATCGGCCAGCCGGTGGACGTACTCACTGCAGGCGTGCTGACGCTGAGCCTGAACGCCGGCGCCTACATGACCGAGATTGTCCGCGGCGGCATCCAGTCCGTGGATCCCGGCCAGATGGAAGCGGCCCGCAGCCTCGGACTCGGCTACGGAAAGACCATGCAGAAGGTCATCATTCCGCAGGCCATCAAGATCATGACGCCGTCCTTCATCAACCAGTTCGTCATTACCTTGAAGGACACCTCCCTGCTTGCCGTCATCGGCTTTGCGGAGCTGACGTACCAGGGCCAGCAGATCTACGCGGTGAACTTCCGTACCGCTGAAGTACTGATCATCGTGGCTGCCCTGTACTTCATCGTCATTACGCTGCTGACCAAGCTGGCGGACGTCCTGGATAAGAGGTTTAACAAGTGAGCAAGATCCAAACCATTGGGCTGCGGAAATCCTACGGGTCCAACGAGGTCCTTAAGGGACTGGACGTCAGCGTTGCCGAGGGCGAAGTGGTCTGCGTCATCGGCCCGTCCGGCTCCGGCAAGTCCACCTTCCTGCGCTGCCTGAACAAGCTGGAAGACATCACCGGCGGCACGGTCATGGTTGACGGTTTCGACCTCACCGATCCCAAGGTGAACCTGAACGAGGTGCGCCAGCACATCGGCATGGTGTTCCAGCACTTCAACCTGTTCCCGCACATGAGCGTGCTGGACAACATCATGCTGGCCCCGGTGCAGCTGAAGAAGGCACCCAAGGCCGAGGTCCGCAAGACCGCCCTTGCCCTGCTGGACCGGGTTGGCCTGGCAGACAAGGCCGATGCCCGCCCCGCGCAGCTTTCCGGCGGCCAGAAGCAGCGTGTGGCTATTGCCCGGGCGCTGGCCATGCAGCCGGACATCATGCTCTTCGATGAGGCCACCTCGGCGCTCGACCCGGAAATGGTCGGTGAAGTGCTGCAGGTCATCCGTGACCTGGCCCGGGAAGGCATGACCATGGTTGTGGTCACCCACGAGATGGGCTTCGCCCGCGAAGTGGCCGACCGCGTGATCTTCATGGCCGATGGCCACATCGTCGAGGAGAACACCCCGGAGCTGCTCTTCGGCAGCCCGCAGGCTCCGCGCCTGCAGGACTTCCTGGCCAAGGTGCTCTAGCGCTTCGCCCCGCAGTGGCCGCCGTCGGTATTCGTTATGCTCTGGACATGAGCGAACTTACCGGTACGGCGGCCACTGTCGTACTGCTTCGGGATTCCGACGCCGGCCCCGAGGTGCTGCTGCTGGAACGGCCTACTGCCGGTTCGTTCGGCGGTGCCTGGGTCTTCCCCGGCGGGCGGGTGGACCCGGCAGACCGTGCCGAGGGAGAGGCTGAAGAGAGCG is a genomic window containing:
- the nrdR gene encoding transcriptional regulator NrdR, whose product is MYCPFCRNADSRVVDSRLADDGSAIRRRRQCPQCGRRFSTVETTSLSVIKRSGVGEPFSRSKVINGVRKACQGRPVSEDDLAMLAQEVEESIRASGVAEIDAHEVGLAILTPLQKLDQVAYLRFASVYQSFDSLEDFETAIEKLRNEARENSGRVPSGAQRPLTAQ
- the ppgK gene encoding polyphosphate--glucose phosphotransferase yields the protein MAKKHKSDKHVDAVIGIDIGGTGIKGGIVDLAKGKLIGDRFRIPTPQPATPEAVAGVVGQIVAELSSRPEGPGPEVPVGVTFPAIISHGIARSAANVDKSWIDTDVDTLLTKALGRDVQVMNDADAAGLAEARYGAGREVDGTVLVITLGTGIGSALIYKGMLVPNAELGHLEIDGHDAETKASASARERDEISWEEYAERLQRYFSHVEFLFSPDLFVVGGGISKRSEDFLPLLNLRTPLVTANLKNNAGIVGAALQAATHFKYLK
- the map gene encoding type I methionyl aminopeptidase, with translation MPQKLDTAPAGHLTPGSVSPRLRVPASIPRPEYVDKEAPAPFTGSEVKSPETIEKIRLASKVAAQAIVEVGRHIVPGVTTDELDRIGHQFLLDSNAYPSTLGYRGFPKSLCSSVNEVICHGIPDTTVLEDGDIINIDITAYMNGVHGDTNWTFLVGDVDEESRLLVERTQESLRRAIKAVAPGREINVIGRTIESYAKRFGYGVVRDFTGHGVGEAFHTGLIIPHYDAAPAYSRLIEPGMVFTIEPMLTLGTIEWDMWDDNWTVLTKDRKRTAQFEHTLLVTDDGAEVLTLP
- a CDS encoding SPOR domain-containing protein, whose product is MADYWFNVVTHEVEEGPQSDWTKLLGPYPTREEAELALQKVQARNKAWDADEE
- the panB gene encoding 3-methyl-2-oxobutanoate hydroxymethyltransferase, encoding MTSAEQPSPYAAAPAAPSAPSAPALKKIRISHLQQLKDNGGRFAMLTAYDQYAAGIFDEAGIEVLLVGDSAANNVMGHATTLPITMDEMIVFARSVTAGASHSLVVCDLPFGSYEVSPAQAIESSVRLMKEGLVHAVKMEGGRHYADHVRAMTAAGIPVMAHVGFTPQAEHALGGYKVQGRGEAGAAVVQDAVALAEAGAFCVLMEMVPADVAAEVDAAVRVPTIGIGAGNATTGQVLVWQDMAGLRGGKQPRFVKAFADLRTELSRAAKEYADEVRSGSFPGPEHSF
- a CDS encoding glutamine synthetase family protein → MNRQQEFVLRTIEERDVRFVRLWFTDVVGQLKSVALAPAEVEGAFEEGLGFDGSSVEGLARIFESDLLAQPDPATFQILPWRGDEEQTSRMFCDILTPDGQPSAADPRNVLKRQLAKAADMGFTCYTHPEIEFYLLKSDELGEDGQPVPVDQAGYFDHVPGGVAQDFRRTAVSMLEAVGISVEFSHHEAGPGQNEIDLRYADALQTADNIMTFRTVVKEVALMTNCYASFMPKPFSHHPGSGMHTHFSLFEGDSNAFFQAGAEFQLSTTARQFMAGILRHAPEFTAVTNQFVNSYKRLWGGGEAPSYLSWGHNNRSALLRVPLYKPNKGQSARIEYRGIDSAANPYLAYAVLLGAGLKGIEEGYELPPGAEDDIESLSAAERRAMGHDPLPASLHDAVRVMEESELVADILGEQVFENFLRNKRADWNEYRQQVTRFELQKNLGIL
- a CDS encoding bifunctional [glutamine synthetase] adenylyltransferase/[glutamine synthetase]-adenylyl-L-tyrosine phosphorylase; translation: MSLTRRLIATGFRDLEKSTRFLAARELEGVDEEALFAGFAFSADPDLALQSLVRLIGRAPELVDLVNAGTERSEALFRLLGASDALAEFLMRHPGDIGVLHRQLRAEPGSTDEPTLRASLLDAVHAGSGAAPVAGLTGTEAYVALRSRYRRHLLDLAVRDLGAASPTDYLPAAGRELADLAGAALEAALAVSRAELAASFPAEEISAVRLAVIGMGKAGARELNYISDVDVIYVIEASGLPEERASTIGTALAAGISRAINASAPEPPLWEVDTNLRPEGKDGPLVRTLDSHVSYYQRWAHSWEFQALLKARAMAGDRELGRRYEEAVAPLIWSSSERDGFVESVQAMRRRVTDNIPGHEESRQLKLGSGGLRDVEFTVQLLQLVHGRVDESLRVRATTAAIAALSEAGYIGRSDARALDESYRYLRVLEHRIQMVHMRRTHLMPEEEAALRALAKASAGSLSSERPSAERLREQWQRTKRLVRQLHESIFYRPLLSTAAHLSADEVRLTPEAAQARLAALGYVDPRGAMRHIEALTVGVSRRAALQRQLLPVLLAWLADGVDPDAGLLGFRRLSENLGETHWYLGMLRDSSAAGERLCSILSSSRFITDLLEVSPESTAWLGSDKDLVPASFDTQWLEIQSKMSRHPHPGEAMRLIRLIRRREMLRIAIADSAGLLSQQEVGRALADADRAAVLGALNVAESEVFGSSEKLTDLLVVAMGRQGGREIGYGSDADVMYVHRPLPGVDPAAAQAQAEKVVSQISTYLQQPCSPAVRAERPLVLDAGLRPEGRQGPLVRSLESYRGYYERWSVVWEAQALLRARPMAGSDALAEDFMALIDPVRYPEDVTAKDVREIRRIKARVEAERLPRGADPSRQLKLGRGSLSDVEWLVQLLQLQHARRVPELRTTATLPALEAVEAAELLPAVDVETLRQAWLLASRVRSANVIRGGRNPDVLPSSRRELDAVARWCGYGAGQGGVLEEDYLKVTRHARAVFERYFYGYGT
- a CDS encoding amino acid ABC transporter substrate-binding protein/permease, coding for MLSGKRALKGPAKLAVPLTTFLATLALLLGIPAAGAVAADGVEGETFVIGTDTTFAPFEFRENGELVGIDMDLLNAIAEEEGFNVEIQSLGFDAALQSLQSNQVDGVIAGMSITDERRQVFDFSDPYFESGIQMAVAENNNDVAGYEDLRGKRVAVKTGTEGQTFAESIKDDYGFEVVAFAQSAQMYDDVKAGGSVAVFDDYPVLAYGVASGNGLKTVTEKEAGSSYGFAVNKGANPELLTAFNDGLADLKESGEYDEILDTYLEAGAKDSSFWSLITDNGPAFAKGMGLTLLATALSLLFALVLGVFFGFLKVGSSRILRGIATVYVSIFRGTPVLVQAFFFYFGLPQIIGQPVDVLTAGVLTLSLNAGAYMTEIVRGGIQSVDPGQMEAARSLGLGYGKTMQKVIIPQAIKIMTPSFINQFVITLKDTSLLAVIGFAELTYQGQQIYAVNFRTAEVLIIVAALYFIVITLLTKLADVLDKRFNK
- a CDS encoding amino acid ABC transporter ATP-binding protein, coding for MSKIQTIGLRKSYGSNEVLKGLDVSVAEGEVVCVIGPSGSGKSTFLRCLNKLEDITGGTVMVDGFDLTDPKVNLNEVRQHIGMVFQHFNLFPHMSVLDNIMLAPVQLKKAPKAEVRKTALALLDRVGLADKADARPAQLSGGQKQRVAIARALAMQPDIMLFDEATSALDPEMVGEVLQVIRDLAREGMTMVVVTHEMGFAREVADRVIFMADGHIVEENTPELLFGSPQAPRLQDFLAKVL